One stretch of Armigeres subalbatus isolate Guangzhou_Male chromosome 2, GZ_Asu_2, whole genome shotgun sequence DNA includes these proteins:
- the LOC134214641 gene encoding uncharacterized protein LOC134214641 isoform X1 yields the protein MLRDRIIIGVQDKKLQLKLLDGRDDLLAIIETCKVFEAASENKLILDRKVRPLEVKSVEKQLDEGGREVAVVNRKQCYNCRKPFNQAHRRSCPAVGVKCFTCGGAGHFSKCCRRRLESGEQQKEDNATKQPSKMRQQNKQKSVLAVNWSDADNTESTI from the coding sequence ATGCTGCGAGATCGGATAATTATTGGCGTACAAGACAAAAAGCTGCAGTTAAAACTCCTCGATGGACGAGATGACCTGCTGGCAATCATTGAGACCTGTAAGGTGTTTGAAGCTGCGTCGGAGAATAAGCTGATTCTGGATCGCAAAGTGAGACCGCTAGAGGTAAAGTCAGTCGAGAAGCAGTTGGATGAAGGAGGAAGGGAGGTAGCTGTCGTCAATCGTAAACAGTGCTACAATTGTAGAAAGCCATTCAACCAAGCTCACCGTCGCAGCTGCCCGGCAGTTGGTGTGAAATGTTTTACGTGTGGTGGTGCAGGCCATTTCAGCAAGTGCTGCCGTCGTCGACTGGAATCGGGTGAACAACAGAAGGAGGACAACGCAACAAAGCAGCCGTCGAAGATGAGACAACAGAATAAACAAAAATCAGTGCTCGCGGTAAATTGGAGTGACGCAG
- the LOC134214641 gene encoding uncharacterized protein LOC134214641 isoform X2, with the protein MLRDRIIIGVQDKKLQLKLLDGRDDLLAIIETCKVFEAASENKLILDRKVRPLEVKSVEKQLDEGGREVAVVNRKQCYNCRKPFNQAHRRSCPAVGVKCFTCGGAGHFSKCCRRRLESGEQQKEDNATKQPSKMRQQNKQKSVLAVNWSDAE; encoded by the exons ATGCTGCGAGATCGGATAATTATTGGCGTACAAGACAAAAAGCTGCAGTTAAAACTCCTCGATGGACGAGATGACCTGCTGGCAATCATTGAGACCTGTAAGGTGTTTGAAGCTGCGTCGGAGAATAAGCTGATTCTGGATCGCAAAGTGAGACCGCTAGAGGTAAAGTCAGTCGAGAAGCAGTTGGATGAAGGAGGAAGGGAGGTAGCTGTCGTCAATCGTAAACAGTGCTACAATTGTAGAAAGCCATTCAACCAAGCTCACCGTCGCAGCTGCCCGGCAGTTGGTGTGAAATGTTTTACGTGTGGTGGTGCAGGCCATTTCAGCAAGTGCTGCCGTCGTCGACTGGAATCGGGTGAACAACAGAAGGAGGACAACGCAACAAAGCAGCCGTCGAAGATGAGACAACAGAATAAACAAAAATCAGTGCTCGCGGTAAATTGGAGTGACGCAG AATAA